AGCTGACGCACGCTATCTTGGTTGGTCACTCCGTCAGCGCCATGGTTGGTTTACTCGCATCTCTAATCGAACCAGAGCGCTTTAGCCGCCTAATTTTTATTGGTGCATCGCCCCGTTACCTCAACGATGTAGACTACTACGGTGGCTTTGAGCAGTCTGACCTCGATGCTTTATATGCAGCGATGTCTGCTAACTACGAGGCTTGGGCTTGTGGCTTCTTCGCACCTCTGATGATGGGCAACCCAGAGCGTCCCAGCCTGGCTCGTGAGTATGCCAGTACGATGGCAGCCGTTCGCCCGGATATTGCCCTTGCTCTCGCCCGTGCGATTTTTCAGTCAGACTTCCGTGCCCACTTACCACGCCTAACTGTACCGACGCTGATTATACAGTCGAGCGACGACAAGGCTGTACCCCCTGAAGTGGGTCGATATCTAGCTGCCCAGATTCCCCACAGTCAGCTAGTCAACATCAAAGCACAAGGACACATCCCTCACTTGAGTGCTCCTGATGAGGTAATTCGAGCGATTAAAGCTTATCTGGCTGAGTGAAGGATGGTTTGCGATCGCACTTCGTTAACTCACCCTACAATATCTGCATCTGCGATCGCAATTGAGCACGAAGTCTTACCTGGTCATAGAGGGGTTTAGGAATGGGCATTGTCCTGTGCAGCGATGACAGCGTTGATATAGCTGAAGATGTCATCGAGTTCGCCGATCGCCTCTAGTTCGATCTTTTCGTCTGAGCTAAGGGTATCTAATTTGTTCTTATCAAGGAGTTCTTGCATCCGTTCACCCAGCTTATCGGTGAATTTGAAGAGAGTGAGGTTGTTGATGCGTTGGATGCAGATCCCTTCAGGCAGAAATTTGGAGGGTCTAACCGGTGTAGCCGTCATCAGTCGATCCTCTTAAGTTTTCTTGATTTTATCATTGGCAAATCAAGAGGAGCTTGTAACCCCCCAGCGAATTCACCTGGGGGGCTATGACGGAATGGCAATTAGTTAAGAGGTGTGGTTACACACCAGTCAGTAGACAAGTGGAATATTCTCTTCGTGGTGAGAAGAGTGAGTTCTGATTTGATATGCTGTGAATTGAGTAACTGGCTCAACCGTTAGAAAGTATCATTCCCAGAGCTAATACGTGCCAGATGGTTTTCAAGTAAATCTACCCAATCGTTTGAGCGATTTTGATAATGAATATGGAGTATGCGAATGAGTTCGCATCTCTCCAAGGTAAGGTAAGCTTCTCTCAGCAAGTTGTAGGCTTTCGATGAGTGTTCTTCTCCATGCCAGTACCATAGGGATCTTCCCGCAGCGAGAGCTGCTATAGCTTCACCATGAGTATCAGGCTTGAAATCTTCTGGTTTTATGACACTAAGACTTGTATCAGAATGGAAGCCTTCTGGTCTGCCTTCATCAACCAATAATGAGCTTTTTGCTAAAAACTTCTCAAACTCAGAGCGAAACTGAAGAATATTTCCTATTTGTTTTTGATAGTCTGCGATTTCTTCAGAATCATCACTCTCTGAGATCCATTCTTGGCAACCCGAAATTTGTTCATCACATCTCGAAACAATAGCATCCAATAGACTTCCGTATACTGCCATTTCAGCCCCATCATTGTTGTAGTAGGACGCTACACCACGGAACCCCCGTGTTGGTTCATCTAGCAGCATTCCCCAATGTTCACCATCACACTCACCAGTTAGGCAAGTAAAAAACTCAGGAACATCTCGATAGTATCGACAATGTAGTAACGCATTATCAATAAACTTGGCCTCTAATAAATCATCAAATTCTAAAAGAAGCTCAAGTGGTCCAGCTGGGTAAAGCCCAATAACGCTCAATGCCATTGATTTATCATCATTTTCTGTGCGACTAATCATAAAGTCATGTACACCAAAAAGCGCATCGGGGAATTCAACACCGTACAGCTCTTTTAGTTTTTGCTGATTCTGCTCTTTCGACCAATTCATAAGTTTTGAAACTATATTCTTTACAAGTAGTGCCGTCTAACTTAATATTGAGCCGCACAAGTGCTTTTTAATCACATTATGGGCGGTAATGTCCTGCACCAGTGCGGTCTAACTCCAGGAATTTAGGGTCAATGGCTGCATTGAAAGCGGGATAATGCCAATAGTGCCTCAGTTATATTGACCTGAGTTTAAGAGACGACCTTTCAATGACTGCAACAACTCCCGATTCTGCCAAGCATAAAAAAGCCAAAGCCCTCAAATCCTCCAGCCGCCGCCCAGCCAAAGAACTGTGTAGCGAGTGCGGACTGTGCGATACATATTACATTCACTATGTCAAGGAAGCTTGTGCCTTCTTAAACCAACAAATTGCCGAACTCGAACAAGAGGCACACGGACGCAGCCGCAATCTCGATAATCCCGATGATTGGTACTTTGGCGTCAGCCAGAACATGATGGCAGCGCGGAAAACCGAGCCGATTGACGGTGCCCAGTGGACGGGGATTGTCAGTTCCATTGCCATTGAAATGCTCAATAGTGGCAAAGTTGAAGGTGTCGTCTGCGTGCAAAACACCAAAGAAGACCGCTTTCAACCCATGCCCATCATTGCTCGAACTCCCGAAGAAATACTGGCGGCACGGGTGAATAAACCAACCCTTTCGCCCAACCTTTCCGTGTTGGAGCAAATTGAGCAATCGGGTATGAAGCGATTGCTGGTGATTGGCGTCGGTTGCCAAATTCAAGCATTACGCGCTGTTGAAAAACAGCTAGGTTTAGAAAAGCTCTACGTTTTAGGAACACCCTGCGTCGATAACGTCACCCGTGCGGGGTTGCAAAAATTCTTAGATACTACCAGCCGTTCTCCAGAAACAGTGGTGCATTACGAGTTTATGCAAGACTTCCGGGTTCACTTCAAGCATGAGGATGGCTCTGTTGAAACCGTCCCTTTCTTTGGACTGAAGACAAACCAACTCAAAGATGTGTTCGCCCCCTCCTGCATGAGCTGTTTTGACTATGTGAACTCCTTAGCCGATTTAGTTGTGGGTTACATGGGTGCACCCTTTGGTTGGCAGTGGATTGTGGTACGCAATGACACAGGGCAAGAAATGCTGGATTTGGTGCAAAACCAGTTAGAAACGCAGCCTGTGATGTCTAAGGGAGACAGACATAACGCGGTTCAACAAAGTATCCCCGCCTATGACAAAGCTGTGACTCTACCGATGTGGGCGGCAAAACTGATGGGTGTCGTGATTGAAAAAATAGGCCCTCAAGGCTTAGAGTATGCTCGCTTCTCGATAGATTCCCACTTTACTCGCAACTATTTATATGTCAAGCGTCATCATCCAGAGAAGTTAGAGGAGCATGTTCCAGAGTACGCCCAGCGGATTGTTGGACAATATAAATTACCAGAATCTTAAAAAGTCATTTGTGTAAAGCTTCGGCAAGTTAACGCTTGGTGCTGGGAGTCTACGACTCATAGACCTATCTTAAAAATTGACTTTCAAGATAGGTCTGTTCGTCTATTGATGAGTAAACTTCTATTTTTTAGGGAGCGAAACCGTAAACGTGTTTCTGTGAGAATAGTTTTGGATTCCATCGGAGTATTTTTACAGTATTCACCTCCATCAATTTTTTGTGTGTTTATCGCTACTAACTTCGTTCATGTTGTCAAATGTAAAAAAAAGATAAAACTACGCTATTGCCTATACATATTGGATTTACATTCCTTAACATTCAGGGAATCGCTTATGATCTGTCAGAGACTAAGTTGAGCCTAACTGCGATTGCGATCGAGGAATCACAGTGCCAAACAGGGAAAAAATCGTTACTATCTCCCAAGAACCGTTACCAGTCATCGGCTGGCGGGAACAACTGGCGTTGCCTGAACTGGGAATTCCAGAAGTCAAAGCGAAAATTGACACCGGGGCACGCTCGTCTGCCTTACATGTTTTTGATCTCGAAGCATTCCAACAGGATGGGAGAATGAGGGTTCGCTTCAAAGTGCATCCCTATCAACGGGACACTCATCGAACCGTACTCGCCCAAGCTGAACTGATAGACCAGCGAGAGGTTCGCAATTCGGGTGGTTATACCCAGTTACGACCTGTGATCCAAACCCTTGTCGAACTCGGTGAGTTCGCTTTTCCCATTGAACTGACTCTAACCAATCGGGATAAGATGAGTTTTCGGATGTTGCTGGGGCGTCAGGCCGTGCGTCAGCGCTTTCTGGTGGATGCGGGTCAGTCCTTCCTGCAAAGCCGGACTGGGAGGAAAACACGCCAACAGGCTGAAGAAAAATCTTTATGAAGATAGCCATATTATCACAGGATGCTTCGCTTTATTCCACTCGACGCCTCAAGGAAGCTGGGGAAGCACGGGGACACGAGATGCGGGTGATTGATTACCTGCGCTGCTACATGAACATTACTTCCCATAAACCGACTGTGATGTATCAAGGAAAACCGTTGGAAAACTTTGATGCGATTATTCCCCGCATTGGAGCGTCAAAGACATTCTACGGTACGGCGGTGGTGCGGCAGTTTGAAGTGATGGGTGTCTTCACGGCTAACGAATCTCAAGCCATTTCCCGTTCTCGTGATAAGCTGCGCTGTCTCCAGATTCTCTCCCGTGAAGGAATTGGTTTACCTGTCACTGGCTTTGCCCATTCAACCCAAGATATTGATGGCTTAATTGATATTGTGGGTGGAACTCCCCTAGTAATTAAATTGCTAGAGGGAACTCAAGGAATTGGTGTAGTGTTGGCGGAAACTCATCAAGCTGCCAAGTCGGTGATAGAAGCCTTTCGCGACCTCGACGCGAATATTCTGGTGCAGGAGTTTATTAAAGAAGCCGAAGGCATGGATATTCGCTGTTTCGTGATTGACAACAAGGTTGTTGCGTCGATGAAACGGCAGGGGGCACCGGGGGAATTTCGCTCGAACTTGCACCGAGGCGGAACAGCTGAACCCATGAAGTTGACACCGGAGGAGCGCAGCACCGCTGCCCGAGCCGCCAAAGCGATGGGACTGAGAGTTGCAGGGGTAGATTTGCTGCGCTCCAATCATGGCCCAGTGGTGATGGAGGTGAATTCTTCACCGGGACTGGAAGGCATTGAGCAATCGACTGAGGTGGATGTGGCGGGAAAGATTATTGAATATTTAGAAAAAAATGCTGCCAATGGAAAAATCCGCGATAGCGCTTCGCGTAAAGCCGATCGCATCCAATATTAACCAGTAATTCCGGAAATAGTGATAAGGGGCTGAAAAAAGAGATCTAGAACACCAGTTCAGTTATCAAAAGCCTTACCCCAACTTTTTCTTCAAGCTTCACTTCCCACTTTCTCCTGCTCTGTTTTAAGAAGAGGAGGAATCAGGAAGGAATTTGTTAGTTGCAAGGGGAGCAACACGATACCTGTCTTCTTCCTGCCGATATAGGGGAGAAGTAAAGCGAAACGGTTGTTTCACGATAGGAGTTAAGGAAGCGGTGAGCAGAGCGGGGACTGAATCGATGTTCTAAATGTAAGGGTATTCTGGCAGGGAGAAGTCCGTTGAACACTGAGACAAACCAGCCTGTTTTGGGAAAGTTTCTAAACGGGCGTTACAAAATTGTTCAAGTTCTGAGTATGGGAGATTTTGGGCACACCTATGTTGCCGAAGATTCCTGGCTCAGCGGTACGCCTCAATGTGTGGTTAAGTTCTTTCAACCCCAAGGTCACCATCCTAAACGATGGGAAATTTGTAAGCGTCGATTCACTAGCGATGCAGAAGCGATCAGAAAACTGGGTACCCATGACCAGCTTCCGCAATTCTTAGATGCCTTTGAAGACGAACAGGGATTCTACTTGGTGCGAGAACTGATTGTGGGAGAAGCACTGAGTGTAGAACTGCCTCTTGATCTATATGATAACAAACGCTGGAGTGAAGTTCAGTGTATTGAACTCTTAGAGGACGTTTTGGGTCTTTTGGAATTTGTTCATCGCCAGGGAATCATTCACGGCGACATCAAACCCAGCAACCTGATCAGACGTCTGTGTGATGGCAAGCTGGTTTTAATTGACTTTGGCGTTGCTCACTCTATTCCTCAGAGTCCAGTCCAGCCACAAATTGTTGCAGTTCAGCCCGCTCTCGCTCCTGTGGCGATTCCTCCCTTAGGCTACATCCCAGCAGAGCAATTTAGTGGTCAACTGTGCCCTAGCAGCGACCTTTATGCCGTGGGTATGATTGCGATTCAGGCAGTCACAGGGCTAGATCCCCTGCAATTACCCATCAATCCTAGTAGTGGTCAGATCCACTGGCAAAAGCAAGCCGCCATCAGTGACGCTCTAGCGTGCGTGCTCAACAG
This portion of the Microcoleus sp. AS-A8 genome encodes:
- a CDS encoding alpha/beta hydrolase, yielding MATSIIKRNHVNVQGQGNQTLIFAHGFGADQTVWRHIVAAFESDYRIVLFDHVGAGKSDFTAYSRSRYSSLYGYAEDLLDLCAEFKLTHAILVGHSVSAMVGLLASLIEPERFSRLIFIGASPRYLNDVDYYGGFEQSDLDALYAAMSANYEAWACGFFAPLMMGNPERPSLAREYASTMAAVRPDIALALARAIFQSDFRAHLPRLTVPTLIIQSSDDKAVPPEVGRYLAAQIPHSQLVNIKAQGHIPHLSAPDEVIRAIKAYLAE
- a CDS encoding HPF1 family protein, with amino-acid sequence MNWSKEQNQQKLKELYGVEFPDALFGVHDFMISRTENDDKSMALSVIGLYPAGPLELLLEFDDLLEAKFIDNALLHCRYYRDVPEFFTCLTGECDGEHWGMLLDEPTRGFRGVASYYNNDGAEMAVYGSLLDAIVSRCDEQISGCQEWISESDDSEEIADYQKQIGNILQFRSEFEKFLAKSSLLVDEGRPEGFHSDTSLSVIKPEDFKPDTHGEAIAALAAGRSLWYWHGEEHSSKAYNLLREAYLTLERCELIRILHIHYQNRSNDWVDLLENHLARISSGNDTF
- a CDS encoding Coenzyme F420 hydrogenase/dehydrogenase, beta subunit C-terminal domain — translated: MTATTPDSAKHKKAKALKSSSRRPAKELCSECGLCDTYYIHYVKEACAFLNQQIAELEQEAHGRSRNLDNPDDWYFGVSQNMMAARKTEPIDGAQWTGIVSSIAIEMLNSGKVEGVVCVQNTKEDRFQPMPIIARTPEEILAARVNKPTLSPNLSVLEQIEQSGMKRLLVIGVGCQIQALRAVEKQLGLEKLYVLGTPCVDNVTRAGLQKFLDTTSRSPETVVHYEFMQDFRVHFKHEDGSVETVPFFGLKTNQLKDVFAPSCMSCFDYVNSLADLVVGYMGAPFGWQWIVVRNDTGQEMLDLVQNQLETQPVMSKGDRHNAVQQSIPAYDKAVTLPMWAAKLMGVVIEKIGPQGLEYARFSIDSHFTRNYLYVKRHHPEKLEEHVPEYAQRIVGQYKLPES
- a CDS encoding RimK/LysX family protein, whose amino-acid sequence is MPNREKIVTISQEPLPVIGWREQLALPELGIPEVKAKIDTGARSSALHVFDLEAFQQDGRMRVRFKVHPYQRDTHRTVLAQAELIDQREVRNSGGYTQLRPVIQTLVELGEFAFPIELTLTNRDKMSFRMLLGRQAVRQRFLVDAGQSFLQSRTGRKTRQQAEEKSL
- the rimK gene encoding 30S ribosomal protein S6--L-glutamate ligase — encoded protein: MKIAILSQDASLYSTRRLKEAGEARGHEMRVIDYLRCYMNITSHKPTVMYQGKPLENFDAIIPRIGASKTFYGTAVVRQFEVMGVFTANESQAISRSRDKLRCLQILSREGIGLPVTGFAHSTQDIDGLIDIVGGTPLVIKLLEGTQGIGVVLAETHQAAKSVIEAFRDLDANILVQEFIKEAEGMDIRCFVIDNKVVASMKRQGAPGEFRSNLHRGGTAEPMKLTPEERSTAARAAKAMGLRVAGVDLLRSNHGPVVMEVNSSPGLEGIEQSTEVDVAGKIIEYLEKNAANGKIRDSASRKADRIQY